In a single window of the Bradyrhizobium erythrophlei genome:
- the rsmG gene encoding 16S rRNA (guanine(527)-N(7))-methyltransferase RsmG: MVASKPAKFSVSAADKAAALALTPVSREIEARLDRYVDLLREWQAKTNLVAPSTLPSLWTRHISDSLQLLALAPSAKIWADLGSGGGFPGVVLACALAEAPGAMIHLVERNAKKAAFLREALRVTNAPGTVHLADIGDSVDRLRGPVDCVTARAVAPLHQLIGFAEPLVRRGAKALFPKGQDVEAELTEATKYWNIRPNLHSSRTGGHGWIVELDQIERRNSSAAAHGSRA; encoded by the coding sequence ATGGTCGCATCCAAACCCGCCAAATTTTCTGTCTCGGCCGCCGACAAGGCCGCCGCCCTCGCGTTGACGCCCGTTTCACGTGAAATAGAGGCGCGGCTGGATCGCTATGTCGATCTGCTCCGGGAATGGCAGGCCAAAACGAATCTTGTTGCGCCGTCGACGCTGCCAAGTTTATGGACTCGCCACATCTCCGATTCGCTGCAGCTGCTTGCCCTGGCGCCATCAGCCAAAATATGGGCTGACCTCGGCAGCGGCGGCGGGTTTCCAGGCGTGGTGTTGGCCTGTGCCTTGGCTGAGGCCCCGGGTGCAATGATCCATTTGGTCGAGCGCAATGCCAAGAAGGCCGCCTTCCTGCGCGAGGCGCTGCGCGTTACCAATGCGCCGGGAACGGTTCACCTGGCGGATATCGGGGATAGTGTGGATAGGTTGCGGGGGCCGGTCGATTGCGTCACTGCCCGGGCGGTGGCTCCGCTACACCAGCTCATCGGTTTCGCGGAACCGCTGGTAAGGCGGGGCGCAAAAGCCTTGTTTCCCAAAGGCCAAGATGTAGAGGCTGAATTGACCGAAGCCACTAAATATTGGAATATCAGACCGAATCTGCATTCCAGCCGCACCGGCGGACATGGCTGGATCGTCGAGCTCGACCAAATCGAGCGGCGTAATTCGTCCGCCGCAGCCCATGGCAGCCGCGCATGA
- a CDS encoding ParA family protein, translating into MTVIDDIYQEDKAPPPPGHPRILALANQKGGVGKTTTAINLGTALAAIGERVLIVDLDPQGNASTGLGIDRRSRNCSTYDVLIGEAPLRDAVVPTAVPRLHIAASTMDLSGLELELGSTRDRAYRLRDAIAALNTNAAADSDYTYVLIDCPPSLNLLTVNAMAASDAILVPLQCEFFALEGLSQLLQTVEQVRSTLNPNLSIHGIVLTMFDSRNNLSNQVVADVRQFMGAKVYNTMIPRNVRISEAPSYGKPVLVYDLKCVGSEAYLKLATEVIQRERELLTH; encoded by the coding sequence ATGACCGTAATCGATGATATTTATCAAGAGGATAAGGCGCCACCCCCGCCCGGCCATCCGCGCATCCTGGCGCTGGCGAACCAGAAGGGCGGCGTCGGCAAGACCACCACCGCGATCAATCTCGGCACCGCGCTCGCGGCGATCGGCGAGCGTGTGCTGATCGTCGATCTCGATCCGCAAGGCAATGCCTCCACGGGCCTTGGCATCGATCGCCGCAGCCGCAACTGCTCGACCTATGACGTGCTGATCGGCGAAGCGCCGCTGCGCGATGCCGTGGTGCCGACCGCGGTACCGCGGTTGCATATCGCAGCTTCCACCATGGATCTGTCGGGCCTCGAACTCGAACTGGGATCGACCCGCGATCGGGCGTATCGGCTGCGCGATGCGATCGCGGCGCTGAACACCAATGCCGCGGCCGATTCCGATTACACCTATGTGCTGATCGATTGTCCGCCGTCGCTCAATCTTCTGACCGTCAACGCGATGGCGGCGTCGGACGCGATCCTGGTGCCGCTGCAGTGCGAGTTCTTCGCGCTCGAGGGCCTGTCGCAATTGCTGCAGACGGTGGAGCAGGTGCGCTCGACGCTCAATCCCAATCTGTCGATCCACGGCATCGTGCTGACGATGTTCGACTCGCGCAACAATTTGTCGAACCAGGTCGTCGCCGATGTCAGGCAGTTCATGGGAGCCAAGGTCTACAACACCATGATCCCGCGCAACGTGCGCATCTCGGAAGCGCCGTCCTACGGCAAGCCGGTGCTGGTGTACGATCTCAAATGCGTCGGCAGCGAAGCCTACCTCAAGCTCGCGACCGAAGTGATCCAGCGCGAGCGCGAACTGCTCACACATTGA
- a CDS encoding ParB/RepB/Spo0J family partition protein: MADEARSRLGRGLASLIGDVGGEAAHLDRPRAQRKVPIEFLKPNPRNPRREFADTELGELADSIKQHGVIQPIVVRPVKGVQDRFEIIAGERRWRASQIAGLHEVPIVPVDVSDSDALEIAIIENVQREDLNAMEEAQGYHALSNEFKRSQDEIAKIVGKSRSHVANMMRLTKLPAEVQAYIAMGQLSAGHARALIGVPDPAASAKRIVEEGLNVRQAEALAHVEGVPVRKPQKARGGKVKDPDTVALEKRVSDALGLAVSVDHREPGGTVHIRYRDLEQFDEIMRRLDART; this comes from the coding sequence ATGGCCGACGAAGCGCGTTCGCGACTAGGCCGCGGTCTTGCAAGTCTGATCGGAGATGTCGGCGGCGAGGCCGCGCATCTGGACCGGCCGCGCGCGCAACGCAAGGTGCCGATCGAATTCCTCAAGCCCAATCCGCGCAATCCGCGCCGCGAATTTGCCGATACTGAACTCGGCGAACTCGCCGACTCGATCAAGCAGCACGGCGTGATCCAGCCGATCGTGGTGCGGCCGGTCAAGGGCGTGCAGGACCGCTTCGAGATCATCGCCGGCGAGCGGCGCTGGCGCGCGTCACAGATTGCGGGTCTGCACGAGGTGCCGATCGTGCCGGTCGACGTCAGCGACTCCGATGCGCTCGAGATCGCGATCATCGAAAACGTCCAGCGCGAAGATCTCAACGCGATGGAAGAGGCGCAGGGCTATCACGCGCTGTCGAACGAATTCAAACGCAGCCAGGACGAGATCGCCAAGATCGTCGGCAAGAGCCGCAGCCATGTCGCCAACATGATGCGGCTGACGAAATTGCCGGCCGAGGTGCAGGCCTATATCGCAATGGGCCAGCTGTCGGCCGGCCATGCGCGGGCATTGATCGGGGTGCCCGATCCCGCAGCCAGCGCCAAGCGCATCGTTGAGGAAGGCCTCAACGTACGTCAGGCCGAGGCGCTGGCGCATGTCGAGGGTGTGCCGGTTCGCAAGCCGCAGAAGGCGCGCGGCGGCAAGGTGAAGGACCCCGATACGGTCGCGCTGGAGAAGCGCGTCAGCGACGCGCTCGGGCTGGCCGTCAGCGTCGATCACCGCGAACCCGGCGGCACCGTCCATATCCGCTACCGCGATCTTGAGCAGTTTGACGAGATTATGCGAAGGCTGGACGCCAGGACGTAA
- a CDS encoding bifunctional glycosyltransferase family 2/GtrA family protein: MTSNDEPAAPPSESRPTEPSPIVFLIPSYRPTDTLCSLLESLRLGNSSPIVIVDDGSGPAYAGIFARAKQVVGTTLLTNAVNLGKGAALRHGMNHILVGHPDCAGVVTADADGQHTVADILKVVDALKENPDSVVFGTRRFGSDVPLRSKFGNTVSRYIYRFFIGLKLSDTQTGLRGLPRRLLELCLPIRANRYEFETEQLVVIKARRMRVHEIPIETIYIEDNRGSHFRPLMDSAQIYFVLLRYSAASLLTEAADIVTFATAMAWSSDLVVSNIVGRFVAVWVQFTLLQRFVFRLRGNLRIFLMYFGLVVVSGIVSTALQVQSADLVPFPVVAKIMAEVLVFVFNFLFLRDFVFGESDDAACD; encoded by the coding sequence ATGACGTCCAACGATGAGCCCGCGGCTCCGCCCTCGGAAAGCCGCCCAACTGAGCCGTCGCCGATCGTTTTCCTGATTCCTTCGTACCGTCCGACGGACACGCTTTGCAGTTTGCTGGAGAGCCTGCGGCTCGGCAATTCGTCCCCCATCGTCATTGTCGACGACGGCAGTGGTCCGGCCTACGCGGGGATCTTTGCGCGCGCAAAGCAGGTGGTCGGCACCACGCTGCTCACCAACGCTGTCAATTTGGGAAAGGGCGCTGCCCTCAGGCACGGGATGAACCACATCCTCGTCGGCCATCCGGACTGCGCCGGGGTAGTGACCGCGGATGCAGATGGTCAGCACACAGTGGCCGACATTTTAAAGGTGGTCGATGCGCTAAAGGAAAATCCCGACAGCGTCGTATTCGGTACCCGACGCTTTGGCTCCGACGTTCCGTTGCGGAGCAAGTTCGGCAACACCGTGTCGCGGTATATCTATCGATTTTTTATCGGGCTGAAGCTGTCGGACACCCAGACGGGCCTAAGGGGGTTGCCGAGGCGACTGCTTGAGCTTTGTCTTCCCATCCGCGCCAACCGCTATGAATTCGAGACCGAGCAGCTCGTCGTCATCAAGGCGCGCCGTATGCGCGTTCACGAAATTCCGATCGAAACGATCTATATCGAGGACAACAGGGGTTCGCACTTTCGTCCGTTGATGGATTCGGCCCAGATCTATTTTGTATTGCTGCGCTATAGCGCGGCAAGCCTTCTGACCGAAGCCGCGGACATCGTTACGTTCGCTACGGCAATGGCGTGGTCGAGCGACCTCGTGGTCTCCAACATCGTCGGACGTTTCGTTGCCGTTTGGGTGCAGTTCACGCTGTTGCAGCGCTTCGTGTTCCGGTTGCGTGGAAATCTGAGAATTTTCCTGATGTATTTCGGGCTGGTCGTGGTGTCCGGCATTGTCTCGACGGCGCTGCAGGTGCAATCCGCGGACCTCGTTCCGTTTCCGGTCGTCGCCAAGATCATGGCCGAGGTCCTTGTGTTCGTATTCAATTTTCTGTTCCTGCGTGACTTTGTATTCGGGGAATCCGACGATGCCGCTTGCGACTGA
- a CDS encoding methyltransferase, producing the protein MPLATDWDRYYDRPLATAKLTRRYSGHWLRTAIRQYASPPSQISVIEFGGGNSCFFRTLVDSLPISRYEVADLNEKSLQLFERQGRQVPAVSTTAHRVNLLTDTPSLAPADVVFSVGLIEHFTPQGTRDVARRHFSCVKDGGVVIITAPTPTWLYRMTRSAAEQIGVWQFPDERPLLPEEISRAGEGLGTPLRSQTLWPLVLTQQAMVWRAHKS; encoded by the coding sequence ATGCCGCTTGCGACTGACTGGGACAGGTATTACGACCGGCCGCTCGCGACCGCCAAACTGACGCGGCGGTATTCGGGCCACTGGTTGCGGACCGCGATCCGTCAATACGCGTCCCCGCCATCGCAGATATCTGTCATCGAATTCGGCGGGGGGAACAGCTGCTTCTTCAGGACCCTCGTGGACTCCCTGCCGATCTCCCGTTACGAGGTCGCGGACCTGAACGAAAAAAGCCTTCAACTGTTCGAACGGCAGGGGCGCCAGGTTCCCGCCGTCAGCACGACCGCGCATCGCGTCAACCTGCTGACCGATACCCCGTCGCTTGCCCCGGCGGACGTCGTATTCTCGGTTGGCCTGATCGAACACTTCACGCCGCAGGGAACGAGAGATGTCGCCCGGCGTCACTTCTCGTGTGTGAAAGACGGCGGCGTCGTGATCATTACCGCTCCCACCCCGACGTGGCTTTATCGCATGACACGCTCCGCGGCGGAGCAAATCGGCGTGTGGCAATTTCCCGACGAGCGACCGCTACTTCCGGAAGAGATATCACGGGCTGGCGAGGGCCTCGGAACACCGCTGCGTTCCCAGACACTGTGGCCGCTCGTGCTGACCCAGCAGGCCATGGTCTGGCGAGCGCATAAAAGCTAG